The window GCCGCAGTCGAGGTAGGCCATACTTTGGCCAAGAAAGCAGAgaggtgatgatggatgggCTGCCTGTGGATATGGCAGAAGACGACGTAAGCATGGCCTTTGGATGAGCTAGCGCCGCATTCTCCGGCACCGAGGAATTGATGCTGAGACACCCCAGATTTCAACCGAGCTGCGAAATGCCTATCGTGTTGATGGATTGGAAGATATTCGGGTCATTCGAGACCGTCAGACAAGTAAGTGCACAGAAACCTACGAAGACCCTTTCTAATCGTTCGGCAGAGGTGTCACGGCAACTGGGATTCCTTCGGTTTCAATCCATCGATGCCTCGAGAGCATTCCTGGAACAAAATCACCCCTACATCTATTTGTATGGCCCCAGCACCGGGAGCAATGACCGGAGCACCAAGGTGCGCATTGCGTACAGTCGTGAGAGGGAAGATCGGGGACGCGTGAAAGCCGAGGGAGACTGGACCTGTAGGATGGTGAGTTGAATCAGCGTGACATGCACCTGTGCCCGGCTAAGTTCACCGTATCTAGTGCGCTATTGTCAACTACGCCACTCGCCAGAAGTGCTTTCGTTGCAatgctcctcgtcctggtAGGCATGCCTCCAAGCCAAAGCTGTAGTCTTGATTACTGACGAAGAACAGAACCGGGCCCCGCAGGTCCTCCTGGCGTTCCTGCTCCAAAGGTGGTAAACAACGGTGACAATGATGCCGCACCTGACAACCAACCATCCCAATTCCTCCTGTTCCGAGGGTTGGAATCCTCCGTCACAGAAGAACTCCTCGCCAAAGGTGTTGCCAAGTTATACAAGCCAGCCTCTGGTGGTAACGATAGCTCCGCAAGCAGTCAAAAGAAGGGGGCCAAGGTAGCATCAACAACCGGTGATGCAAACTTGGGAGCTCGAGAGGGGTCCATTCGCCGCGTTCTACTGGCGCGTGACCGCAAAAGCAACGAAAGCTGGCGCTATGGGTTTGCAGAATTTGCTAGTGTCATGGTAGGTTAACATTCTCTTTTCAAACAAGGCCTGTACTGATTTGACTACAGGATGCACAAGCAGCAGTGACACGGCTAAATTCATTTGACAAAttcaccatctcctcccgACCAGTCCTGGTTAGCTATATCCATGCTGGGGTTTTCGTGCCGGTCATGAACCCCACATCTAGCACTGATCGTTTCACATTCAGCCCGCTGAGCAACCCTTCGTTGAAGCTCATGTACTGGGATGACGAGGGCTATGTGACCGAACTGACAGTAACATcgggcgaagaagatggcggtCAAGAGCAATTCAAAGACGACAAACCAGTCGGGAACCATCAAGACAACAAAACTTCCAAGGACGCCGACAAAACCAAGAAACGGAAGGCGGATGCTGCGGTCACCGCGAATGCGAAAAAGACGGCCATGCCATCTCATCTGCAATTCTGGAGCAATCGACATGCCGAGCTGCACGGAATccagaagaaagatgacAATGGGAACCCGGCAGACGGGTCAGACGGGACCTTGCCTGCAGACTCGGCCGCACCACCCACGCAGTCATATGCGGACCCTAGCCGTCACTGCTGCTATCTGTGTCTGCGGCAGTTCAAGAGCGCCGCCGAGGTCAATCGACATGAGCGTATGAGTCAATTGCATCGAGACAACATGCAGAATGACGAATTGAAGTCTCGCGCTATGGGTAAACTTGTCAAACACGGGATTGCCCCGCCATCTGCCAAATATCGAGACCGCGCAAGGGAGCGCCGTCAAGCGTTTGGCCGTGCCAAGGCTGGTACGAAGCAGAAACCCACGCCAGcgaaagaagaggacgaaCCGCCGGTGCAGAGCACATCCAAAGGTGCCTCTCTTCTTAGCAAGATGGGCTGGTCTGCGGGGTCTGGGCTAGGCGCTCAAGGAACTGGCGTCACGGCACCCATTGCCACCGAGGTGTATGCCCAGGGGGTCGGTCTAGGCGCTCAGGGAAGCAAGCTGGGAGATGCAGTAGAGGAGGCAGGTCGGAATACCAGAGGTCGCTATGATGAGTTTTTGGAAAAGACCAAGCAGGCTGCTCGCCAACGGTACGAAAATATGGAACGGTGAAATACCTCATGTACAACAGTCAGATCCAGGCCATTCAGGGCCATATCAATTGCCTTTTGGCTGGTCTTATTATTCAGTACAATGTACAAGCTAGTAGTATAGTAGAACAAGTATGAGCAGAGGGGGGTATGTATGTAGCCAATCACTTCTATCTTTACTTTTTCTCATTCTCCGATCTCCTagtcttctccttctccttctccaactgCGTCTCAAACCGATCCCCGAGCACACTCACAACCCACTGGGTaacctccttctccatctcctcatccgTCTTGCCAGTACCAGGGCCCCCCTCTTCCAACCCACTCCGCACAACCCGCCGCATATCCTCGAGCCCGTTGATATTAAACGCATACGCCACCGCGCCGGAAGCCAGCATGCCGAACGACAAAACGTTGATGGTGGCCAGATTTAGCGCCTCGAGTGCCTCCATCGCCCCGTTCGCTTGGGGCTGGTGATAGAGTGAGCTCGTGTAGAAGGGTGGAATGCAGGCGATCCTCTTCTTGAGCGCAGAGCGCCGTGTGATTAGGATGGAAagggtgaagaaggccactCCACCGAAGAGGAGCTTGACGTTTGGCGCGATGCCCGGCGGACGGGATTGCTGGGCTAATTGGGAGGATGTTTGAGATTGGGAGGGTGTAGAAGCGGAAGAGGGTGGTGTTGTTGGCTCATTGTTGCGATCCGGGGATGTGGTCTTGTCTTGTGATGTGGAAGGATCGGATTGGGGACGGGGGCCCCAGCCGAAGAAGGAGAGCATCGTTGATGAGGGTCGATGTCAGCTGTTGGACACCGTTGGGACACTTGGAGGAGAAATGGGAAAGGCCCTGGCGAATTGAGCGTGGAGAGATCTGGATCTGCACGGAGATTGAGACGAATCCCGACGGGTCACGTGCTCCTATGATATCTTGGCTCGCGGGCCTGGAATCCTCTTTCTATGCTTCGTATTATCGCAGCCTAGAATGGCTGACTATGCTATCAGTTGATTCCCAGCTGGCATGGAGTACTCCTGGTTAACTGGCAACTGGCCAGCTCCTTATTAACTATCTCTGTTTTTCTAAACATCATCATGGTCTACAATGGGAAGCCGAGCATGGGATGCCACAACTGTCGGCAGCGCCATATCAAGGTACTTACTCAGTCCATCTTCCGACACTGTTCCGACAATCTGACACCCCAGCAAGTGCGATGAGGCCCGGCCCCACTGCAGGGCGTGTATACGAACAGGTCGTGCATGTCCAGGCTATCGGCACCCGTTTGATGTAATGCTTCGGGACCAAACACCGTCCTTCAGGAAACCCCAGCCACTGCCATATTTTCCTGCCACATCAGGCGATGAGACCAGTTCGGACAAGAAATTCCCAGATTATCCGTCAGATCTCGT of the Penicillium psychrofluorescens genome assembly, chromosome: 1 genome contains:
- a CDS encoding uncharacterized protein (ID:PFLUO_000268-T1.cds;~source:funannotate) yields the protein MMDGLPVDMAEDDISTELRNAYRVDGLEDIRVIRDRQTKVSRQLGFLRFQSIDASRAFLEQNHPYIYLYGPSTGSNDRSTKVRIAYSREREDRGRVKAEGDWTCRMCAIVNYATRQKCFRCNAPRPEPGPAGPPGVPAPKVVNNGDNDAAPDNQPSQFLLFRGLESSVTEELLAKGVAKLYKPASGGNDSSASSQKKGAKVASTTGDANLGAREGSIRRVLLARDRKSNESWRYGFAEFASVMDAQAAVTRLNSFDKFTISSRPVLVSYIHAGVFVPVMNPTSSTDRFTFSPLSNPSLKLMYWDDEGYVTELTVTSGEEDGGQEQFKDDKPVGNHQDNKTSKDADKTKKRKADAAVTANAKKTAMPSHLQFWSNRHAELHGIQKKDDNGNPADGSDGTLPADSAAPPTQSYADPSRHCCYLCLRQFKSAAEVNRHERMSQLHRDNMQNDELKSRAMGKLVKHGIAPPSAKYRDRARERRQAFGRAKAGTKQKPTPAKEEDEPPVQSTSKGASLLSKMGWSAGSGLGAQGTGVTAPIATEVYAQGVGLGAQGSKLGDAVEEAGRNTRGRYDEFLEKTKQAARQRYENMER
- a CDS encoding uncharacterized protein (ID:PFLUO_000269-T1.cds;~source:funannotate) — encoded protein: MLSFFGWGPRPQSDPSTSQDKTTSPDRNNEPTTPPSSASTPSQSQTSSQLAQQSRPPGIAPNVKLLFGGVAFFTLSILITRRSALKKRIACIPPFYTSSLYHQPQANGAMEALEALNLATINVLSFGMLASGAVAYAFNINGLEDMRRVVRSGLEEGGPGTGKTDEEMEKEVTQWVVSVLGDRFETQLEKEKEKTRRSENEKK